ACACATATCTAAATGTCATGGCTCAGTATCATCCCTGCTATCACGCTTTTGAGCATCCACAGATATCACGTCCGATAACCAATGAGGAATACTCAGCAGCGATTGAACTGGCCCAGCGTTATGGTTTATATCGCCTTGATGAGCGGGTGTCTCTTCCATTACGACTTATTCACTGGTAACATACTATTATTATAGAAATCATGAGCGGCGATGGATGACCGGATTTCTGTTCGCGCTACCGTTTACGGTCGAGTACAGGGGGTATTCTTTCGTACCTTTGTGGAGGAGCATGCGCAACAGCTCGGCCTGAGAGGTTACGTGCGCAACCTGCCCTCTGGTGACGTAGAGGTGGTGGCTGAGGGTGAACGGGAACGTGTTGAGAAGCTGGTTAAATATCTCAGAAGAGGGCCGCCGGCGGCCATTGTGCGCAGGGTGGCCACCAGCCGGTCCGAATATACGGGTTACTATTCAAGCTTCAGAGTCAGATATTAATCGGCCACCGGGCGAAACCCGTAATACCGGTCATTCTTCAGCAGGCGGAGTAGGATCTCCTCTGACGTGCGGGAAATGTCGCCGCCGCGTCGTTCACGCAACTGTCTTCCCAGTTCCTCCACCGTCATTGGCGCGTTGCCGCTGGCGATAAAGAACCGAAATATGCTTTCCAGAATGGGCATCTGCGCGGTGATAAACTCGGTGCTGTGATTGCAGCATTCTCTGGTCCGCTTGAGAAGTTCAGAATCGGAAGTCTGGTCGCCCTCTTTAGCCAGCTTCTTACGGCAGTCATCACAGAGGCAGCTTTGAAGCAGGGCGGAAATAGAGCGACCACGTTGTGGATACCAATTCTGGTCAATAAACCAGCGCGTTCTTGATTGGTCAGTACTGATATCGTCTTTCGTCATACTGCTCAGAAGAGCCTATCTATGTTTCAAGTGCGACTTTCGCGGTTTTAATCAAATCCAAATACGGCGTCTTCAGTCCAAGCGTTTCGGAAACCTCACGGTCTACCTCATAGGGTTCGCCGATAAATATCTTACCATATTCTTCGACCTCACTACGAGAGGGGTCATTTCCACTGACCAGCTTTTTTCGGGCTTCGATAATTCCCAGGTCGAAGGGAAGGGTAAAATAGAGGTCAGCTATGACCCTATTAATGCCCAGACTGTATAATGTACCCCAGCCATTGGAAGAATTATTGCGATATTTATTGATTGGCAGCAATGAAAGCAGGTTCATGATGCTGAGGTTGCCGCTGCCTTTGATTATTTTCAGAGGCGCCGCGGATATCAGGTAATCGCTGGAAAGGATGACGTTTGGTATCCAGAATGTGGGTATAGCCAGAGGTTTGGGGAGGGAATTATCCACCTCAACCCAGATGCAGTCCTTAACATCCAGGGTCAATACGCGTGGAAAATCATAACCAAGGGCCTGGTATACTGGATAAATCGGTTCG
The sequence above is drawn from the Chloroflexota bacterium genome and encodes:
- a CDS encoding acylphosphatase yields the protein MDDRISVRATVYGRVQGVFFRTFVEEHAQQLGLRGYVRNLPSGDVEVVAEGERERVEKLVKYLRRGPPAAIVRRVATSRSEYTGYYSSFRVRY
- a CDS encoding recombinase family protein; its protein translation is MTKDDISTDQSRTRWFIDQNWYPQRGRSISALLQSCLCDDCRKKLAKEGDQTSDSELLKRTRECCNHSTEFITAQMPILESIFRFFIASGNAPMTVEELGRQLRERRGGDISRTSEEILLRLLKNDRYYGFRPVAD